The window ATAAACTTAATTTTATCAGTGGTACCTCTACAAAGTCACTTCCTGGGTCTCCTCTGGCACGACAGTGGCAAAGATGTAATGATCTTGTGGTGTCATGGTTGGTTAATTCTATGTCAAAAGAAATATCTCGTAGCGTAGAGTATTCTGAATATGCTAAGGATATTTGGTGTGAATTAGAGGAGAGATATGGTAAGACTGATGGGGCCAGAGTCTTTGAGCTAAAGAAAGAGTTAATACATATCTCTCAAGGGTCTTTAGACATAACTTcttattttaacaaaatcaaaCAACTCTGGAATGAGATAGCAGTTTATAAGGTCAGAGTTTGTACTTGTGGGGGTAAAGCTGTTGTGGATGAAGAGCAGAAGGTTTATCAGTTCCTTATGGGTCTGAATGATACCTACATGCAAACTTGCAGCAACATTCTAATGATGAAACCACTTCTATCTGTTAGAAATGTGTACAACATCTTATTATCTTATGAGAAGCAGAGACAGGTGTCTTCTGCCTCCCAATTCTCCACACAATCGGGTTCTTTCAATGTTGGGACTTCTAAGCCATCATTTCCCTCCAAGGTTTCTTTTGAGGCTCCCAGGACTTCTCTTATTTGTCAATATTGCAAGAAGCCTAGACATTCTATAGACAAATATTATAAGTTGTATGGATATCCTCCCAATTTCAAGTTCAACAAAGGATCTCCTCCTCGCAGAATTGCTGCACATGTTGAGCTTGAATCCTCTTGTGGTTCCTCTGTGCccggtggttctgatggtccagttGAGGATAGGAGTCCTCTGTGATACCTGGCCCTACCAAGGATCAATACTCCTAGCTGATGATCTTATTACAACAATCACAAATCTCTGCTTCCCCACATTCTCCACCTCTCTTGGCTTCTGCTAACTTTGCTAGTAAGCTCATGTCTTATGAGGGTATTTCTTATGGAGCTTGTATGTTGTCTAGTGTGAATGGCATTGTTTGGATAATAGACTCTGGAGCTACTGATCATATGACTTCCATTAGGAGTTTGCTTTTTGATATAATCACTCTTCATGTTCCCTACCTTGTCTCTTTTCCAAATGGGTACAAAGTAAAGGTTACCAAATGTTGGTTTTTTAGCTTTATTCCCTGACTTAATCCTTCATAATGTTCTTTATATCCCTAGTTTCAAACATAATTTTATATCTGTCCAGAAGTTTTTGTCTCATTGTGATATTGTTGTACAGTTTACCAAGTTTGCTTGTACTTTTCAGGGCCCTTCAGTGAGGAAGCCGGTGGTGCTTAGTAGACTGGACAATGGACTCTACAAGTTGTTTCAGCATATGACTTCTCCTGTTGAGTCTGTTAATGTCAATTCTTGTTCTTCTGTTGTTTCTTCTTTACCTCTAGTGTCTAATAATGTTGTTGCTGACAATTCATTTATAAATACCATGGTTGATTCAAATAAAGTGAATAATTCTGATGTTGTTTGGCATTATAGACTTGGACACATTCCCTTTTCCAAGATGAAACTTATTTCTGGTCTTGATAATGGATTATCTTCCAAACAGTCTTTCACAGGTCCCATTTGACCCTTAGCAAGACAAACTAGGCTCTCTTTTCCTGATAGTTCTATTCAGTCCACTCATTCTTTTCAGCTTATTCATATAAATACCTGGGGTCCTTACTCCACTCCTACTCACTCTGGTTCTAAGTACGCTTCCTTACTATAGTAGATGACTATACTAGGGCTACCTAGACACATCTGATGGGGGCAAAGAGtaatgcttttgatttgttaaagGCTTTTATTTCTATGGTTGAAACACAGTTTCAAACTATAGTTAAGACTGTGAGAAGTGATAATGTTTTAGAGCTAGGATCCTCTTCCTAtggttctcttttcttttctgaaaAATGGATCATTCATTAAACCTCTTGTCCTcacactccacaacaaaatggtgtagttGAAAGAAAATATAGGCATTTGCTAGAGACTGCCAGGACTCTTTTGTTTCAATCTCATCTTCCTATAAAATTCTGGGGTGATTATCTCCTTACTGCCACTTATCTGATAAATAGATTTCCTTTACCTCTCCTCAAGAACAAGAGTCCTTATGAGTTACTCTTTGGCAAGGCTCCTATATACTCTCACCTTAGATCCTTTGGGTGTCTTTGCTACTCAACTGTGCCCAAACCCCATAGAGATAAGTTTGATCCTAGGTCTGTCCCATGTGTATTCCTTGGATACCCTTTTGCCAAAAAAAGTTATATACTTTACAATTTGTCTACTAAATCTTGTTTTATCTCCAGAGATGTGAATTTCCATGAACACATTTCCCCTTTTTCCAAATCTTCTACTCCATCATCCCCTATCTTGCCCTCTCCTCTCATCCTTGGCCATTTCTTTGATGATTAAACTTCTCCTTTATCTCCTTCTGTTcctgtttctcattttttggaaATTGAGGTTGTCTATTGTGATTCTGGGGTACTTCTTCATCAAAAGAAGTTTATTCATGACTTATTAGAGTCATTtacttcttttgttgttgtttgttccCTTGTTATCAATGAGAATTAAAGGCTTTTATTGGTGATCCCTTGCCCAAGCCTGAAGAGTATAGATGCTTGGTAGGCAAGTTGAATTCTTAACACATAAGGCCTGCTATCAGTTTTGCAGTTCAACATCTTAGCCAATTCTTGCAAACTCCTTGTGTTCCTCATATGCAGGTTGCTTTACATCTTTTGAGGTATTTGAAAGGGACTTCTGATTTTGGGTTGTTCTTCAGTAACTCTCCTGACCTTTCTTAAAAAGTATATTGTTATAGTGATTGGGCTTCTTATGCTGATAGTAGAAGATCCGTAACtggtttttgtgtttttcttggtGATTGTTTGGTGAGCAGGAAATCCAAGAAGCAGTTTGTGGTCTCTTTTTTTGCTGTTGAAGTTGAATACAGGGCCATGAATAAAACTGCAGTTCAGGTTACTTGGCTTTCAAGATTGTTATATGATTTTGGTCTTCCTTCTTCCTCTCCAATTCCTTTGTATTGTGACAACCAGGCTGCTTTGCACATTGCCCGTAATCCAGTCTTTCATGAGAGGACTACGCATATAGAGCTGGACTATCATTTCTTCAGAGGCAAGATTGGTGATGGGCTGATTAGCTTGGGTCATGTGTCCATCGATGCTCAAGTTGCTGATATTCTTACCAAGGCCCTTCCTGGCCCTGCTCATCATTTTCATCTTCGCAAGTTGGGGGTTCTATCACCCTCCAACTTGAGAGGGGGTGTTAGAGTATTACATAAAGGCTGATTTTGTATTTGGGCCATTTTTGTAATTAAAATTGGCCCGTGTTGTATTATTTTGTAATTGGGTCATCGGGTCAAGGCGCATTATTTATAAGTGACCTTCTCACTATTGTAAAGACGGATTTTCATTTTGCTTAATAGAAAAATATCTACTTCTCTCGAAGCTTCTCTCAACTCATGAACCCTATCTTAgattttgtcatttcttctttaaatctctGTATTTAACAAACGCGTAAATCCAAAATAGAAATTGAGAATGATAAAAAACTTAGGAGTGTATGTATTAGCGATCATAAATCGAATTCGACAAATGCAACTTATAAGTAGCATATAAGTTGTATTCACCATATGCGACTTATGGCCTGTATTATTACTGATATCCATCTGTtctttttattatgttttatccTTAAGTCACAAATGAATTTTTGTATAGATTTAATagtataaaattttaattatactATTAGTGTgtattgtagacaataaatttgcatcgagaaaataaaatcaagatcgaaaaatattgcaatgatcgtagtattttatttcaagaaatatgagtgtacaatctctatgattcctctgattctacttttccaatataaattcaagggccttgagcttgatcttgaattttaatttgatttatccgtcgcgaacactttgattgttgccactaattgtatcacaaacaagtagccttgatcttgaacgccttgtatttaatttgacttcgttcttgatcttgaattgttcttcgttcttgatcttgaacttgatttgttcttcgtttcttgagtttgaacttgatttcttgaacttgaatttaattgcttgaagcttgaaacttgtagagaaatttgtggcgtttgatccacgagctctcttttgcttcttgttataacttctggtgtcttttctgggttatgaagacccctatttatagttgtgggagagaagagttgtgataagaacaaattATTTCCggccaatcaaattgaagtgcgacatagccgcatttgattggccagaacatgtcacttgcacatgtggcgcgatttcattggccttttagtgtgacttggcatgccttgtcattttgacacgtggcatgatcctattggctcttccgcttgacttggcgtgccacgtcatttgataAGTGACACCAAACTAGGCCTCTAGGatgatgacatcttgggcttaatgaagtgggctagtcactttagcccaattaaatgggctagcccaatggattaagacttatttatttaatctatttatactaaaattatacaattaattcaattatattcgcCCATATATTTATTCGGACCAATaaaatccaaattattttatgaatttaattttaataaaatctgTATACCTACCAATGCCCCCTATTTCAAGACTTGTCAAAATATCAACTTATCAATTTTAAAAGACGAGGCTCGAAGTATTAATGAATTGATGAATATCTTAATTCGGGAAATAAGTTTATTTGAAGAGTATTCATCTACGTGACCaggaatttcaattttttttttttaggaatttCAAATTGATGAATTGATTGTTGCGTTTACAactgcctatatatatatatatatatatatatatatatatatatatatatatatatatatatatatatatatatatatatatatatatatatatatatatatatatatatatatatatatatatatatatatatatatatatatatatatatatatatatatatatatatatatatatatatatatatatatatatatatatatatatatatatatatatatatatatatatataaaagataattttgaatttatagataaagttctaaaattcgaatttaaattaaaaataaaatttatctttttttatcattatcatacttaattcggttaatgatcatatgcaatcatgttaggaacttttgttattttttataattatttaaatactactttgcctctagcaaaaaaaaaactactccatataactattaaactctttcacatttaaaatcttataagtatagttctttgaaacactgtagctagatttgaataaaacgaagttcttttaaaataaatataatatatagggtacacgtctatgtttatctaaataacaaaaaagagtttacaaaatcaaataaaagtttacttacatatataataaagtaaacatacatgctggagaaagaaacatcacaaaatcagtcaatattaatgtaacgacccggccagccgtctcatgagttatcgctccatTTTTCTCATtacagcttctttatgcttcattatccatgttttgtggtatcgggttggtcggatcgagtccggaatgagttTAGTAAAGTttgagacaattagtctcttttaagaaggcttaagttgaaaaaatcaaccggatgttgacttatgtattataaggctcggaagtgagttccgatgcttcggttagcttcgggaggtgatttgtgacttaggagcgtgatcggaatgggttttggaggttcagagtagaattaggcttgaattgacgaagttgatattttggcgattttcggttgttaggagagattttgatataggggtcgaaatagaattttgagagttgcagtagcttcgtcgtgtcatttgggatgtgtgtgaaaaatatcaggtcattcggacgtggtttggttgggtttttgatcaaaagcgtatttcagaagatttttgaaacttagacttgaatccgatgtgatttggtagatttgatgttgtttgaggtgttttgatgattgtgacaagtttgaataaggtattggttTATGtgtgtgcttttggttgaggtcccggggtggGCCTCGGAGTGATTTCCGATGGTTAGTGGGAAGATTTGAAACTGGGGAGATTGCAGAAAATATTGTTGCTTCTGatatttttcgcacctgcggtttggggaccgcaggtgcggcgccgcataagCGGAGAGTTGGCCGCAGAAGAGAAAATTTGGACAGGTGTGCagataccgcagaagcggtcaagtagccgcatctgcgaagccgcaaATTCGAAAGTcctatcgcagatgcgattttgggttttaagtgaaggaccgcagaagcagtagtTTGGCCGTATATACGGTAATGCAGAAGCGGGCATCGTACCGCAGATGCGTAAAGGCCTGGGCAGATGAATTAAAAGagcccttcgcgaattttgggttatttcaccatttttaacttcggcttgagagcttttggacgatttggaagagagatttcaagggaacttcgttaaggtaaggattttggaccttaAACACATTTCTATCATAGaatttcatggattaaggctgtaattaaaggaattaaaaggttaaaattggggaaactagggcttgagaacttaggcctttaattgtggatttgaaggaccatttggagtcggatttgaaaatttttgatatgtatgaacttgtagagagataaggaatctattgatggaaaatttctgattttcgaaaagtgggcccggggtcgggttttggtaatttcgggatttgtgccctttgttgattgtttttgcttgggcattgttcccttagcatatgctGACGTacttgttctgattttggatagattcaacgcgcgtgaaggccgattcgaggggcaaaggcatcgcgagctagggatttagccggttcgagttgagtaatgattgtaaatgatgttctgagggttgaaaccccggatttacacatcgtagtgctatattgaggtgagacacatgctCGATGACGAGcttggggtcgtgcactattggggattgtaacttggtctgtctcgattgatgattttaccgcgtatttgactaaaacttatttgctatcatcatgatttgggttgattgccatatttgggctttgtgccaactatttgaacccttcggagattttttattattatttctcactgttttgacttattacatgaactcagtcatattattttccactgttttactactcaataatttttactcagttttaagacttaaatgatatttttaaataatgctttgggctgagaaatactgttttactattgcttgaggggcttgtgatgatttttggactgagtaaggtcgagggcctagttgtgaggatacattgatactgatatgaggccgagggcctgagatacataaatatgtcacgaggtggcttgattgatatgaggtcgagggcctgaatTTGATGCAACGAGATGggttgatattgcgcttgggccgtaaggggcccttcccatagtttgtacacccccagtgagcgcgggtacccattgcgatatgagattgagcccgaggggctgatattgttctgagattgagcccgaggggctggtactgttctgagatattgcccgaggggcagattcgttgatattgtgcccgaggggcgaacttctatttttttgacttacctgtcaattacttgttttacttgagGAAAAGGGATTTTACTTGACTCTTCATTGTTTTACTGTTTAAAGTAAtttttttactgcttcagtatagaatgccttgtgttttacatgttttcttactttcagtcgttatttgcatttgttacttactaagttggagtactcactttactctctgcaccatgtgttcagattcaggcgtagctagtaccactcctgagtgttgattcctccagttccatgcggttttcggagactacgaggtagttgttgacgtccgcagccccgtgtctctacttctctatcatttctgttccctttcaaacacttgtagtagtttatgattttagcagactagtattatggtttagatatgctcgtgacttgtgacaccccggttagggctgtgtcgggttggacttTTCGCACTGTTATCGATATTTCCGCTAATTAGTATTGTTTAAATcttgtttagactatttttatgttgattaactacTTTAAAAATTGAGTTAGATTGAACTGGCTGGCCTTattttcacgagaggcgccattacgaccgggttcggggttagggtcgtgacaagttggtatcagagcctaggatacataggtctcatgaatcatgagcaggtttagtagagtctcgcggatcggtacagagacgtctgtatttatcctcgagaggctgcagaacctttaggaaaacttcacattcttgaaattcttatcgtgcgaacttgttgatccgagtactaaacttctgttattccattctctcacgcTACCGGCCGGGGTGGACGACCACTAGTGCCACCAGCTGAGACCACCAGAGGATGAGGACGCAGTCGTGGTCGTAGCAGAGGCAAAGCAGCGAGGACAGACTTtgttgatccaccagctgcctcagatcaggatcaggctccagctatggatgctccagaagcaccagttcaggcaccagctatgctaATCGTAATTccgggtcttcaagaggccttggaacagatcttatcagtttgcactagcctggctcaggcggtttcagccactacagccgcagctacttcacaggccgggggaggcaatcagactcccgtcgctcgcacacctgagcaggtagtgcaagGACTTCAGgtgccgggggcacatccagcccagccgatcgcagctgctcaggactatatggttcctgtcatgccggaggatgagcaacatagattggagaggtttggtagattacagcctccgacctttagtggcgcagagggcgaggatgcccagggctttttggataagtgttagaggatgcttcgtactgccggtattctggagaccagcgggaaTGCTTTTACCACCTATCAATTTTTAGGAGCTgattttacttggtgggaggattttgagaggcgtaggcctgttggtgtagtgccccttacttggcagcagttcttcgttctcttcttggagaagtatgtgccgcagtcccgcagagaggagctgcgtagacagtttgagtgattacgacagggggatatgactgtgtcacaatatgagttgaggttttctgagttggctcgtcatgccatctggatggttctgatagatcgagagaggatcaggagatttgttgatggtcttacttaccACCTCCGTATTCTTATAACCAGAGAGACGGTGATTGGTGCTACATTGGAGGAGGTTGTTTATATTGCCCATGAGATTGAGACTGTTCGCTGTCaggagtgagaggagagggaggccaagaggcctcgaggatctgacaactatagtggtgctccttcgaggggccagttccagcacaGTAGAGGTCGTTCATTCAGtcctgctcagtcagctcgcccaggttatcatggggcatcttcaggtcatggttatcatggatctcagcagggccagtcctcactcagcgcccttccagctcatatttcatctcgtgccccatcgattcagggttcttctatgccgagtgcatcagctagtcactcCGTTGCGAGGGGTtaccttcagtccccttctccagcacctgggagttgttatgagtatggcGAGATGGGCCACatatggaggtagtgtcctcgtcgtgttgctagttcgtcccagcagaggggtcagtcttcGGCTTTAGCGCTAGTTTCTTCACCACCACTCGTTCAGCTAGctaagggtggaggtcagtcGGCCAGGTGTCGTCACAGAGggagaggtcgatcagggggtggtcaggcccgtttctatgccgtCCCAggcagaccagatgctattgcttcagatgttgtcattacaggtattgtttcagtctgtcacagagatgcctctatactatttgatcccggttccaccttttcttatgtgtcatcatactttgctcgttatttgggtacacgCCGTAAGCTTCTTGCcttacttgttcatgtatctaccccggtgggtgatattgttgttgtagaccgtgtgtaccggtcatgtgtggtgactattgggggtctggaaacccgagtggatctattactattgagcatggtggattttgatatcattttgggcatggattggttatctccgtgtcgtgctattctggactgtcatgctaagatagtcacattggctataccgggtgtgccacggatcaagtggcgaggtgtgactgattatgttcctagtagagtgatctctttcttgagagcctagcgtatggttgggaagggttgtctttcatacctagcatttgtgagggatgtcggagctgagactcccaatattgattttgttccagttgtgagggattttcctgatgtgtttcctgcagacctatcgggcatgccaccggacaggaatattgattttggtattgaactggtgccaggcactcagcccatttctattccaccgtattgtatggcaccagcggagttgaaggaattgaaggagcaacttcaggagctcctagataaggggtccattcggcctagtgtgtcaccttggggtgcgccggttctgtttgtgaagaagaaggatggcacaatgagaatgtgcattgattataggcaattgaacaaggtaacaattaagaacaagtatcctttgcctcacattgatgatttatttgaccagcttcagggagcgagggtgttctccaagattgatctccgttcaggttatcaccagttgaagatcagggactcggatattcttaagacgactttcagggcccgatatgatcattatgagttcttggtgatgtcttttgggctgaccaatgccctagcagcgttcatgcatttgatgaacaacgtgttctgtccttatctcgattcattcgtcatagtctttattgatgatattctagtgtattcgcgtagtcaggaggagaacgcggagcatttgagagttgtattgcagagattgagggaggagaagctttatgcaaagttctctaagtgtgagttttggcttggttcagtggctttcttggggcatgtggtgtccagtgagggtattcaggttgatacgaagaagatagaggcggttcagagttggcccagaccgtcctcagccacaaagactcgtagttttcttggtttggcaggctattatcgtcggtttgttcatggattctcatctatcgcatcgcccttaaccaagttgactcaaaagggtgtcCATTTGTATGCTCGgacgagtgtgagaagagctttcagaagctcaagacagccttgaccacagctctagtgttggttttgccatcagtttcaggttcatatactgtgtattgtgatgcttcgagagctaggattggttgtgtgttgatgcaggagggtagagttattgcttatgcttctcgtcagttgaagccccatgagaagaactaccccgttcatgatttggagttggctaccatatttcatgcattgaatatttggaggcactacttgtatggcatatcttgtgaggtgttcactgatcatcgcagtcttcagcatttgttcaagcaaaaggatcttaatttaaggcagcggagatggttggagttgcttaaggattatgatattactatattataccatccgggaaaggccaatatggtggcctaTGCTttaagcc of the Nicotiana tabacum cultivar K326 chromosome 7, ASM71507v2, whole genome shotgun sequence genome contains:
- the LOC142161987 gene encoding uncharacterized protein LOC142161987, giving the protein MTNDNPVITPSSSSAASCTIFHEDDFAHSCHPLYVHPSDVLGSSLVSSPFDGTCYDSWRRNILVALSIRNKLNFISGTSTKSLPGSPLARQWQRCNDLVVSWLVNSMSKEISRSVEYSEYAKDIWCELEERYGKTDGARVFELKKELIHISQGSLDITSYFNKIKQLWNEIAVYKVRVCTCGGKAVVDEEQKVYQFLMGLNDTYMQTCSNILMMKPLLSVRNVYNILLSYEKQRQVSSASQFSTQSGSFNVGTSKPSFPSKVSFEAPRTSLICQYCKKPRHSIDKYYKLYGYPPNFKFNKGSPPRRIAAHVELESSCGSSVPGGSDGPVEDRSPL